The genomic region GGTCGGCCACATCGCCGGCACGGACTTCCTTCAGCAGGACGCCATCCGCACTGCCGTCCGCGAGACGTATCGCACCGTGGGCCCGACCGACCGGCGGGTGGCGGAGCGCTTCTACCACCCGGAGCAGCTGGCAGGCCTGCCGGACGAGACGGTCCGCATGGCCCTCGGCGTGGGCGATCCGGTGGGCCGTGCCGGTCTGCGCGTCGGCGACGATGTCCTCGATCTCGGCTCGGGCGGTGGGATCGACTGCCTCATCGCGGCGCGGTCCGTCGCGCCGGGGGGCCACGTGGTGGGCGTCGACTTTCTCGCCGAGATGATCACGCGGGCGACGTACGCGGCGACCGTCGCCGGGCTGACGAATGCCCGTTTCGTCGAAGCCGAGATCGAGGCGTTGCCGCTGCCGGACGATTCGTTCGATGTCGTGATCAGCAACGGGGTGATCAATCTCTCGCCACGCAAGGTGCGGGCGCTGTCGGAGGCGTTCCGCGTCCTGCGACCGGGTGGCCGCCTGGCGATCGTCGACCTCGTCCTGGATCACGATCTGCCGCCCGAGATCCAGACCCACCCGGCGGCCTGGGCCGGCTGCCTGTCGGGGGCCCTGTCCGAGACCGCCCTGTACAAGGGCATGCGGCGGGCGGGCTTCCGCGACGTCGGCATCGAGCCATCGAGCGACTTTGGCATCGGAGACTGCGCTCTCTACCCGCTCTTCAGCGACGAGCTCCTCGGGATGTTTCGGCGTCTCGTCCCGGCAGAGCGCCTCGGCCGGATCGCGAGGAGCGTGTATGTCGGCGCCCGCAAACCCGGCCCGCTCGAGTCGCTGCCGGGGCGCGCACGGGGCTGAGGCTAGCCGCTTGCGATGAGCGCCGCGCCAGAGGCTCCCGTGGTGAGAGGGGGAGGCGGACCGGCCGTTGCGGTAGCCTCATGCCATGCTGAAGCCGAATCGAACACTGGCCATCGGACGCACAAGCGCCGAACCCGGAAGCCGGGCCACGGACCGCATTTCCATCGACCTCGGCGGGCCGGTCGTGGACGTGCCGGTGGTGCTCCTGAACGGAGCGCGGCCAGGACCGCGGCTGGGCGTCACCGCCGGGATCCACGGGGCGGAGTACGTCTCGATCGCCGCACTCCGCGAAGTCGCGATGAGCCTCGACCCCGCCGTCCTGTCCGGGTCGCTCGTCGCCGTCCTCACGGCGAACCCTGCCGCCTTCACCGCACGCTCGATCTACGTCAACCCGATCGACGGCCGGAACCTCAATCGCGTCTTCCCGGGTGACCCGGCAGGAACGCCGAGCGAGCAGTTGGCCGCCTGGATCTTCGACAACGTGATCCGACCCGCGGACGCGTTCGTCGACATGCATTGCGGGGACATGAACGAGGCGCTCGCGTCCTTCACGGGTATCGAGGAGACCGGCGATCCGGCGGTGGACGCACGATCGCTTGCGATGGCCGAGGCCTACGGGCTGGGGACCGTCCTCGTCGGCCCGACGCCCGGATCCACGACCACGGCAGCCGCAGCGTCGGGGATCCCCGCCGTCCTCGGAGAGGTGGGCGGCCAGGGCCGTTGGCCGGCCGAGGACGTGGCCCTCCACGCGGCGGGATTGCGCCGCGTCCTGCGCTCGCTCGGGATGGTGGACACCGCGCCGGACGAGCCACGGCGGCCGACCCTCCGGCTCGACCACGAGGCATGGCTGCGGAGCGAGGCCGACGGGTGCTGGGAGCCGGCGGTCGCCGTCGGCGATCGCGTGAGCGTCGGCCAGGAGGTCGGCATGGTCCGCGACGTCTTCGGTGCGCCGCTCCAGGTCGTCCGCGCGCCGCTCGAGGGGGTCGTCCTTTTCCTCGTGACCTCGCTCGCGATGAATGTCGGAGACCCGCTCCTTGCGATCGCCGGCTGACCGACCCGAAGTCGTCGGACGAATCCATGCGGCCGGGTGGGCCGGGCAGGCGGCGCCGACCGGCGGCAGCGGCGACGGTCGCTGAGCGCCGCCGACCGGCGGCAGCGGCGACGGTCGCTGAGCGCCGCCGCCGCCGGGCCGATCCCAGAGACCAACTAGAACGGCAGGCCGCGGCACGACACCCGCGGATTCCAGTCGGAGAAGAGACCCGCGGGGTTGTTCGACCAGAGCCACAGGTGGAGCTCGTAGAAGTCCGGCAGGTCGTAAGGGTTCGGCGCCGTGACGAGGGCCAGCCGCTTGTCGAAGAGGCGCGGCGGGCTGCTGCCGTTCGCCGCGTGCCAGGCGTCCTTGAGGACGATGTACTCGATCGCGACGAGTCGATAGCTGCCATCGCCCCGCGGCTCGTAGACGAGTCCTTCTGGCCGGAGGGGGTTGAGCGCCGGGTCACCGACCAGGGCGCCCTTGACGTAGTGCTGGCCCATGCCGCCGACGCCGGGCTTCTGGGCGCAGCCCTTGACCGGCCCGTAGCCGGCCGCGATCGCGACGTCGAGATTGTGGAACGGCGCGGTTGCCGCCCGGACGTCGCCGAGGTTACGACCTTCATCGTTGTTCGCGGCGGAGTTGTTCGCGGCGGAGGCGACCGCCGTGCCGAGCACGGCGACGATCGACACGAGCGCGATCGACGCGGAGATCCGCACCTTCGTGTTGCGCATCACGCCACCTCCGTCGTCAGTTCATAGACCTCGGCGGTCGGGTGTCCCGCCCGCTCGTGGATCCGCATGACTGATTCTCTCGATGGCCCGTGCGACAGGCAGAAGACCTTGCCCGACTCCGCGTCGAGCCAGGCGCGCTCGAAATGGACGCTCTCGTCCCGCTCGATCGCGAGATCTCGCTCGTGGGCTTCCCTGAGTTGCTGCGCTGTGACGCCGACGAACCCGCTGTGGACATCCATGAATGTCGCCATCGACGAACCTCCGTCTATCAGCCCGGCCATGTGCCGGTGTTCGATGGAGCGAGGTTCGCGGGGAATGCATGGCGGGTCATCGGTCGAATGACCGATGACCTCCCGCGTGCGGGGCCTACACTTCGGCGGCGATGCACGCCGCCCTGAGGGCCGTTCGGTGCCCGCTCCTGATCGGTCGTGACGACTTGCTCGTCCTCGCGGATCGGCGTCTCGACGACGTCACCGCCGGGCGGGGCCAGTTTCTTCTGCTCGCCGGCGAGGCAGGGATCGGCAAGACCCGGCTGCTTGCGGCCATCCGACGCAGGGCGGAAGCCCGCGGATTCGTCGCTGTCGCGGGGTCGGTCGCCCCGCAGGACCGCGACGTGCCGGCATCGTCGATCCTGGACCTCGCTCGCAGCATGACCCGGCTCGCGCCGTTCGCCGAACTCGGTCGGCGGCTGCTCGATCTGCGCGACACAACCATGACGGCGGAGCACGTGCAGCGTCGACGGCTGGTGATGGACATCGTCGAACGGATCCTCGACACATTGCCGGGCCCGACGATGCTCTCGTTCGAGGATCTGCAATGGGCGGACGATGTCAGCCTCGAGATCATCGCGGAGCTGGCGCGACGGTCACGTGACCGCACGCTCCTCCTGACCGGCGACTACCGGACAGAGGATGTGGCGTCCGGCGCGGGCCTTCGGGACTGGCGAGCACGGCTCATCACCCAGCGGATTGCGGAAGAGGTCCGGCTCGTCCCGCTGACCGAGGCGGAGACCGCCCTGGCCACGACCCTGATCCTCGACACCGGACTCCCCGCGCCACGAGAGGTGTCGGCCGCCGTGTTCGAGCGGACGGATGGCATCCCGCTCCATATCGAGGAACTCCTCGGCGCGTTGAGCGCCGAGGACCGAGCGGATGGGACCGCGATCAGGGAGGCCACGGTCCCCGACACGATCGAGGACGCCGTGATCGCCCGGATCGCCCACCGCTCGCCCGAGGCGCGGGCGGCCGCCCGCGCGGGGGCCGTCATCGGTCGCTGTTTCGTCCCGGAGGTCCTGGCTGGAATCATGGACTTGCCGCCGGACGCCCTCGAAACGCCGCTCCAGGAGCTTGTCGACCATTTCATCCTCGATCCTCCCGGGCCGCGCGGTTTGTACGACTTTCGGCACCAGCTGCTGCGCGATGCGCTCTACCGCACGATCCCGGCCTCGGAGCGGCGCCGGTTCCACGCTCGCGCCGGGGAGTTCGGGGCTCACCTGGAGGGAGCATCGGAGATCCACGCATCTGTCCACTACGAGCGCGCCGGGCTCCGCCGCCAGGCATTCGAGGCCGCGCTGGCGGGTGCCCACGAGGCGACGCGGCTGTCGGCACACCGAGAGGCATTCGGGCTCTATCGACGCGCCGTCGACAACATGCCGGACGACCTCGACCACTCGGATCGCGGCGCGCTGCTCGAGGCATATTCGCGCGAAGCGGCGACGATCGAGCAGAACGGGATAGCCGAACAGGCGAGCCGGCACGCGCGAGCCGCCTACCTCGCGGCCGATCGGCCGGCGAAGGCCGCCGAGATGCTCATCGGGGTGCTCGGCATCTGGCGCCGCGAGGCCCGATCGATCGCCGAGCGGTCCCGCCTTGCCGCCACGTCGTTCGACGAACTCGAGGTCCTGCCTGACAGCAGCGAGCGGGAGGTCGCCCGCGGTGCGCTGTTCGACGAATGGACGCGGATCCACCTGGACACGATCTCGGTCGACGCGGCCCGCTCGACGATCGCGAGGATGCGCGGGACCGCGACGTCTCTTGGGGACGCGGTCGCCGCGATCCAGGCGGATGCCTTCGCGGCGACCGTCGACGTGCTCGAGGGCCGGGTGGCGATGGGTCTCGACGGGATCGCGTCCGCCGCCCACGAGGCACAGCGCGCTGGCTTCGAGGAGTCCGGTGTGACCGCCTTCCGCGACGCCGCCACGATGGCCGTCCGGACGATGGACTACGCGCGGGCGGACCGCTTCCTCAGCGAGGGGTTGCGCTACGCGGACGCGATCGAGCAGTCGCACTGTCGTCACGTGATGGGCGCGACGTCCGCGCTCGTCGCGTGGGCCGGGGCGGACTGGGACGATGCGGCCGCGACGGGCCGCCAGACGATGGCGGACCACGGCTGCCGGCGCGCGGTGTCGATGGCTCGCTGGGCGGTCGGATACGTGGCCCTTGGTCGAGGGGATCTCCGAACTGCGGACGCGGAGTTGGCGTCTGCACTGTCGGTCGGGGAGGAGAGTGGCGCGATCGACCTCATCCTCCCGCCGCTCTGGGGGCTGGCCGAGGCCGCGCTCCTCGCCGACCGTCCCGACGGGGCGGCCGAGCGGTGCCACGACGCCCTCGAGCGGGCACGTGCGGTCGGCGAGCGGGCCCTGCTGACCCCATTCGTCGTCACCGGCGTCCGCGCCGAGCAGGCGGCCGGGCGACCCGAGGGGGCGCAGGCTTGGCTTGCGGCCTGTGCCGAGCACGTCTCGGCGCTGCCGGCCATCGCCCGGCCGGCGCTCGATCACGGCCACGGCCTGGTCGCCCTCGCCGCGGGTGCGACCGGCGTGGCGCGCCAGGCGTTGGAGGCTGCGCTCGCTGGATGGGACGAGCGGGGACGGATCTGGGAGGCCACCTGGGCGCGCCTCGACCTCGCGAACTGCCTCACCCGCTCAAACCGGTTCGCCGAAGCGGTCGTGCTGGCCGCCGAAGCTCGCGCGGTCGCCTCCAGACTGGACAGTCGGCCGCTCGCGGATCGGGCGGATGCCCTGCAGCGGATGGCCCGCGGTCATGTGGCGACGGACGAGCCGTGGCGCCCTTTGACGACCCGCGAGTTCGCGGTGGCGAGGCTGATCAGGGAGGGAATGACGAACGCCGAGATCGCCACGGAACTGGCGATCGCTTCGAAGACGGCGAGCAGTCATGTGGAACACATCCTCGCCAAGCTCGGCGCGTCACGCCGGACCGAGATTGCCGCCTGGGCGAGTGCCGTGGAGCGCGCGCCGGATCGCCGCTCGCCGTGATCGCCGGACACGTCGTTGACGAGGATGCCCATCGGATCGAGCCCTCCGTCCCAGGGTTCCGGCAGATGGCCATGAGGCGGGCACTGGTCTGCAGGTCGGTGACAGGCGGCCCTCACCCGGGCATCTGGCAGGATCGACGTGCCGACCCGGCCCGCTCCACGCTCAGGTCTACGAGCGCCCCGTGGAGAGTCGGTGACCAACGCCCGCCTGGGGGTCATCTGGCACGAACGGCATGCCGCGCCGTACCCCGTCCGATGGAACCGGAGCCGGCAGAAGGCCAAAGTGACCGACGTCGTCGGGCTGTATCTCAACCCGCCCGAGCGGGCGATCGTTCTGTCGGTCGACGAGAAGACCCAGTTTCACTTCACCCCGACCTCGGCGTCGTGGATGAACCAGATCGAGACGTGGTTCGGCATCCTCTCTCGCCAGGCCATCCGGCGCGGCAGCTTCGAGAGCGTCCGGGCCGTCAGCGCCGTCCGCAAGACGCAAGCCGATTCCGGCGCGCGACACCAGAAGCCAGGCCGGACTGCTCAGCCCGTCCCGCCTGGGGCGGGGGCGAGTGGCGAGTTCAGTCCTCAGCTCACCGCTTTCTTCACGAGCGCGCCGATCCTTGCCTCGTCGGCGGCGGTCAACTCCGTCAGAGCGAAGGAGGTCGGCCACATGGCGCCTTCGTCGAGGTTCGCCTTGTCGCTGAAGCCGAACGTCGCGTACCTCGCCTTGAACTTGTGCGCGCTTTGGAAGAAGCAGACGACATTGCCGTCCTTGGCATACGCGGGCATGCCGTACCAGGTTCTCGGCGAGAGGGCTGGCGCGCTGGCTTTGATGATGGCATGGAGCCGCTCGGCCATGGCGCGATCCGATTCCGGCATCTCGGCGATCTTCGCGAGCACGTCGCGTTCCCCGTCCGCTCTGTCCGCGCGCGGGCCGCGGCGCGAAGCCGCCTTCAGCTCCTGGGCGCGCTCCTGCATCGCGGCTCGTTCCTCGTCGGTGAATCCCGCGGACGCCTTGTTTGTCGCGGTGGTGCTCCTGGTGGACTTCTGCGTGTCCTTCATTGCAGGTTTCCTCCTCTGCTAGGTTCGATCGGGACGACCCTCAGGTGAGCCGACGCTCGGTGTCGCGACGACGCTGAGCGCGGGAGCGGAGGTCGGCACTCATCGGTCCTGAAGCAGCCCGAGGACGTTGCCATCGGGGTCGGTGACGGTGGCCACCAGGCGGCCCCAAGCGACGTCGTGCGCGGGCTCCTTCACGGTGGCACCGGCGGCGGTCACCTCGGCCAGCTTCGCCTCGATGTCCGGCACGTGCCAGTAGGCCACCGGTGAGGTCATGCCCTGCGGTCCGCCGCCCGGCACCAACCCGATGTGCTGGCCCGCGGCCTCGAAGCCGACGTAGTAGGACTCGTCGGTCTGCGGCGGTACGCCGAGCAGGGCGGCGTACACCGCCTTGGCCGTCGCCAGGTCGGACACGGGATGCAGCACGGTCTTGATTCCCTGGGTGGAAGAGCCGGTCATGGTCACTCCTGAAGTCGTGGTGGTGATGTCCATGGCGGTCACTCTAGGTGACCTCGGTGACCGGCGCTTCTCGATTCCTGACCGGTCTGGTCACCTGTTTCGCCACCGCACCGCCTACGGCGGACGCGACGTGTCTCGGAGCTGACGATCCGGGCGCAGTCCAGGAAGAGACGCCGGCGGCGCTGCGAGGGCTCGTGGAGCAGGCTGGCGCAGACCTGCGGACGCGGCCAGCACCCACGGACTGGGCCATCGTCGAGCTCGTGGGTCATATCACCGACGCCGAGCTCGTCTCGAGCGGGCGGACCCGGAGGGCCTCCTCGCGCTCTTCGTGGCGCTCTGGGCCGCAAACCTCGCTCTGTGGCGTGGGACGCTCGCGGCGGATCGACCACGGTATGGGGTCCACGCGGAGCGCGGCGCGGAGAGCTACGAGTTGACGTTCCGGCTCATCGCCGGTCACGACCGGTTCCATCTGGCACAGGCTCGTCGCGCCCTCGCCCGGATCCGACCCACGTCCTGACGGGATACCGGATGGCGGGCGCACGTCGTCACGGGACCAGGAACCTGCATTCGTGACGGCGGTCGGTTGATCACGGGCACCAGACGAGACGCCCGATGGCAACGGAGACGCAGCCTACCGGTCGCGGCGTCCTTCAAGCTCCATCTGCTCGAGCGCAACGACGATCGCCACCGCCAGGGCCGCGTCAAAGCCAGAGGCAACCTGCACGCCGTAGCTGTCGCGCAGGCTGATCAGGCGGCGCGAAGCGACGATCACTTCGCTATCTCCGCTGCCCGCACGTATGACGTGGAACTCGCGGTCGATCCAGTCGCCCTTGACCGCGAGCTCGTCGCCGGCAACGAGTCGGACGGTGAAATGGTCCCCGATGACGTTGAATAGTGCCTCCTCGATGGTGGCCACGAGGTCACCGCCGCGCTTGATCTCGAAGGTCCTGTGCAGGTGCGCCAGCGATTGACCGATCGTGTAGAGCGTCTCGCCCGCTGGGTCCCGGAGTTCGAGGCTCCGGCGGAGGCTGAACGCCTTGCCGTCGACTTCGAAGACGCGATCGCCCGTGTCATCCTCGATCCAGAGGTCGCCGCCGATCGACAGCAGCTTCTGGTTCAGGACATAGGTCTGACCGTCCGGTGCCATGCAGGACCTCCAGGGGAGCGGTGACCGCGATCGCGATCAGGCGGCGACGGCGAGGTGGGACGCGTCGACGACCGGCCGGCGGGAGTGAGCCGCCGCGAAGTCGAGGGTGAGCAGCTGGCGCAGCACGCCGCGGCGCGCGGCGAGCGTCGAGCATTCGAGCCAGATGACGTCGGCGTGGTCGACCGGGACAGTGGCTGCGCCGCAGTCGCAGGTGGGGGTCTCGCGCAGAGCACCCTCGATGAGCTCGAGAGCCTGATCGTTGTTCATCGTCGGATGGCCTCGTTCTGGAGATACGGTCCGTAGCGTATCATAACGAAATGTACGACGAGCCGGAGACGACGACCACCCCCTCGGGCGCGCCTCCCGTGGGCGACGAGCCTGGACCGCCGACCCGCGGACGCGCCATCGGTCGGGGTCGGCCGCGGAGCGACCGAGCCCACCGGGCGATCCTCGACGCGACTCGCGAGCTGCTGGTCGCGGACGGGTTCGCGACACTCCGCCTCGAGCGCGTGGCGTCCAGGGCGGGCGTCGGGAAGACGACGATCTACCGCCGCTGGGCCACAAAGGAGGCGCTCGCCCTCGATCTCCTCATGGAGCTCGCCGGACCGCACATCGCGATCGCGGACCTGGCCGACACCCGCGAGGAGCTCACGGCCGCCGTGACGAACGCGATGCGAGCCCTGACCGAGACACCGTTCGGTCCGGTCATCCGGGCGCTCCTCTCCCAGATCGCCCGCAACCGCTCTCTCGGCGATCCGTTCCGGGCGACCGTGGTCCAGGGCCGGCGCGACGAGATCGCGAAGGTGGTCGCGCGTGGCATCGCTCGCGGCGACCTCCGGCCGGACGCCGACGTCGAGATCGC from Chloroflexota bacterium harbors:
- a CDS encoding succinylglutamate desuccinylase/aspartoacylase family protein, translating into MLKPNRTLAIGRTSAEPGSRATDRISIDLGGPVVDVPVVLLNGARPGPRLGVTAGIHGAEYVSIAALREVAMSLDPAVLSGSLVAVLTANPAAFTARSIYVNPIDGRNLNRVFPGDPAGTPSEQLAAWIFDNVIRPADAFVDMHCGDMNEALASFTGIEETGDPAVDARSLAMAEAYGLGTVLVGPTPGSTTTAAAASGIPAVLGEVGGQGRWPAEDVALHAAGLRRVLRSLGMVDTAPDEPRRPTLRLDHEAWLRSEADGCWEPAVAVGDRVSVGQEVGMVRDVFGAPLQVVRAPLEGVVLFLVTSLAMNVGDPLLAIAG
- a CDS encoding LURP-one-related family protein — its product is MAPDGQTYVLNQKLLSIGGDLWIEDDTGDRVFEVDGKAFSLRRSLELRDPAGETLYTIGQSLAHLHRTFEIKRGGDLVATIEEALFNVIGDHFTVRLVAGDELAVKGDWIDREFHVIRAGSGDSEVIVASRRLISLRDSYGVQVASGFDAALAVAIVVALEQMELEGRRDR
- a CDS encoding DUF1801 domain-containing protein, producing the protein MKDTQKSTRSTTATNKASAGFTDEERAAMQERAQELKAASRRGPRADRADGERDVLAKIAEMPESDRAMAERLHAIIKASAPALSPRTWYGMPAYAKDGNVVCFFQSAHKFKARYATFGFSDKANLDEGAMWPTSFALTELTAADEARIGALVKKAVS
- a CDS encoding VOC family protein, with protein sequence MTGSSTQGIKTVLHPVSDLATAKAVYAALLGVPPQTDESYYVGFEAAGQHIGLVPGGGPQGMTSPVAYWHVPDIEAKLAEVTAAGATVKEPAHDVAWGRLVATVTDPDGNVLGLLQDR
- a CDS encoding SCO4226 family nickel-binding protein, producing the protein MATFMDVHSGFVGVTAQQLREAHERDLAIERDESVHFERAWLDAESGKVFCLSHGPSRESVMRIHERAGHPTAEVYELTTEVA
- a CDS encoding methyltransferase domain-containing protein codes for the protein MRTAVRETYRTVGPTDRRVAERFYHPEQLAGLPDETVRMALGVGDPVGRAGLRVGDDVLDLGSGGGIDCLIAARSVAPGGHVVGVDFLAEMITRATYAATVAGLTNARFVEAEIEALPLPDDSFDVVISNGVINLSPRKVRALSEAFRVLRPGGRLAIVDLVLDHDLPPEIQTHPAAWAGCLSGALSETALYKGMRRAGFRDVGIEPSSDFGIGDCALYPLFSDELLGMFRRLVPAERLGRIARSVYVGARKPGPLESLPGRARG
- a CDS encoding TetR/AcrR family transcriptional regulator; protein product: MYDEPETTTTPSGAPPVGDEPGPPTRGRAIGRGRPRSDRAHRAILDATRELLVADGFATLRLERVASRAGVGKTTIYRRWATKEALALDLLMELAGPHIAIADLADTREELTAAVTNAMRALTETPFGPVIRALLSQIARNRSLGDPFRATVVQGRRDEIAKVVARGIARGDLRPDADVEIATELLVGPVYFRLIFGGGLTPDFAANVADAVFRAFRV
- a CDS encoding DUF2791 family P-loop domain-containing protein — protein: MHAALRAVRCPLLIGRDDLLVLADRRLDDVTAGRGQFLLLAGEAGIGKTRLLAAIRRRAEARGFVAVAGSVAPQDRDVPASSILDLARSMTRLAPFAELGRRLLDLRDTTMTAEHVQRRRLVMDIVERILDTLPGPTMLSFEDLQWADDVSLEIIAELARRSRDRTLLLTGDYRTEDVASGAGLRDWRARLITQRIAEEVRLVPLTEAETALATTLILDTGLPAPREVSAAVFERTDGIPLHIEELLGALSAEDRADGTAIREATVPDTIEDAVIARIAHRSPEARAAARAGAVIGRCFVPEVLAGIMDLPPDALETPLQELVDHFILDPPGPRGLYDFRHQLLRDALYRTIPASERRRFHARAGEFGAHLEGASEIHASVHYERAGLRRQAFEAALAGAHEATRLSAHREAFGLYRRAVDNMPDDLDHSDRGALLEAYSREAATIEQNGIAEQASRHARAAYLAADRPAKAAEMLIGVLGIWRREARSIAERSRLAATSFDELEVLPDSSEREVARGALFDEWTRIHLDTISVDAARSTIARMRGTATSLGDAVAAIQADAFAATVDVLEGRVAMGLDGIASAAHEAQRAGFEESGVTAFRDAATMAVRTMDYARADRFLSEGLRYADAIEQSHCRHVMGATSALVAWAGADWDDAAATGRQTMADHGCRRAVSMARWAVGYVALGRGDLRTADAELASALSVGEESGAIDLILPPLWGLAEAALLADRPDGAAERCHDALERARAVGERALLTPFVVTGVRAEQAAGRPEGAQAWLAACAEHVSALPAIARPALDHGHGLVALAAGATGVARQALEAALAGWDERGRIWEATWARLDLANCLTRSNRFAEAVVLAAEARAVASRLDSRPLADRADALQRMARGHVATDEPWRPLTTREFAVARLIREGMTNAEIATELAIASKTASSHVEHILAKLGASRRTEIAAWASAVERAPDRRSP